A genomic window from Streptomyces sp. 846.5 includes:
- a CDS encoding SGNH/GDSL hydrolase family protein — protein sequence MPSTSRLRRAFGVLAAAALATAALSGTAVAQDQGGYHPQPHYYVSLGDSLAAGYQPNVRTNTDVSYTDQLYTRLRQHDPSLVHIKLGCSGETTETMILGGICSYPGATSQLGAAEAFLRAHRGQVKYVTLDIGANDVDGCLGATGIDQACTVKGIATVATQLPYIASGLRRAGGQGWRAPQYAGMNYYDPFLAVWLTGATGQAEAKQSTVLSDTLNGVIDRGLRYSGFKLADVSKAFATDDFTDQATLPVFGTVPLNVARICAWTWECTQYQDIHANPTGHAVIAGVFEKVLRRR from the coding sequence ATGCCCAGCACTTCCCGGCTGCGCCGCGCCTTCGGCGTCCTCGCGGCCGCGGCCCTCGCCACGGCGGCGCTGAGCGGCACCGCCGTCGCGCAGGACCAGGGCGGCTACCATCCGCAGCCGCACTACTACGTCTCACTCGGGGACTCCCTGGCGGCCGGCTACCAGCCGAACGTCCGCACCAACACCGACGTGTCCTACACGGACCAGCTGTACACCCGGCTCAGGCAGCACGACCCGTCGCTCGTCCACATCAAGCTGGGCTGCAGCGGCGAGACCACCGAGACGATGATCCTCGGCGGCATCTGCAGCTACCCGGGGGCGACCTCGCAGCTCGGCGCGGCCGAGGCGTTCCTGCGGGCGCACCGCGGCCAGGTGAAGTACGTGACGCTGGACATCGGCGCCAACGACGTGGACGGCTGCCTCGGCGCGACCGGCATCGACCAGGCCTGCACCGTCAAGGGCATCGCCACCGTCGCCACGCAGCTGCCGTACATCGCCTCGGGCCTGCGCCGGGCGGGCGGCCAGGGGTGGCGGGCGCCGCAGTACGCGGGGATGAACTACTACGACCCGTTCCTGGCGGTGTGGCTGACCGGTGCCACCGGGCAGGCCGAGGCCAAGCAGTCCACGGTGCTGTCGGACACCCTGAACGGAGTGATCGACCGGGGGCTGCGGTACAGCGGCTTCAAGCTGGCCGACGTCTCCAAGGCGTTCGCCACGGACGACTTCACCGACCAGGCGACCCTCCCGGTGTTCGGCACGGTGCCGCTGAACGTGGCCCGGATCTGCGCCTGGACCTGGGAGTGCACCCAGTACCAGGACATCCACGCCAATCCGACCGGGCATGCGGTGATCGCCGGAGTCTTCGAGAAGGTGCTGCGCCGCCGCTGA